Proteins from one Ipomoea triloba cultivar NCNSP0323 chromosome 1, ASM357664v1 genomic window:
- the LOC116000819 gene encoding protein MOTHER of FT and TFL1-like, whose translation MANANPRSVDPLVVGKVIGDVLDMFVPVVEFTVDYGSKKIANGVEITPSLAAQKPSVHINGSPASPNLYTLIMVDPDAPSPSEPTFREWLHWIVTDIPEGSEASKGREVVEYIGPSPPTGIHRYVLALFRQREAMQVPQKPPEGRGNFRTRQFAADNGLGLPVVALYFNSQKQSATNKKR comes from the exons ATGGCCAACGCTAATCCGAGGTCCGTCGATCCGTTGGTGGTCGGAAAAGTGATCGGCGACGTGCTCGACATGTTCGTTCCCGTCGTAGAGTTCACCGTCGATTATGGTTCCAAAAAGATTGCCAATGGCGTTGAGATCACTCCTTCCTTAGCTGCCCAGAAGCCTTCAGTTCACATCAATGGTTCCCCTGCTTCTCCCAATCTTTATACTCTC ATTATGGTGGATCCTGATGCTCCTAGTCCCAGTGAACCAACTTTCAGAGAGTGGCTTCATTG GATCGTTACGGATATTCCAGAGGGATCAGAAGCCTCTAAAG GGAGAGAGGTGGTGGAATACATAGGGCCGTCGCCGCCGACCGGAATACATCGGTACGTATTGGCGCTATTCCGGCAGAGGGAGGCCATGCAGGTGCCGCAGAAGCCGCCGGAGGGTCGAGGAAACTTCAGGACTCGCCAGTTCGCCGCCGACAACGGGCTCGGCCTTCCGGTGGTCGCACTCTACTTCAACTCCCAGAAACAATCGGCTACCAACAAGAAGCGCTAG